CATCGTGCGTCCGCCGATCGTCTTGGGCCCGCTGGATAAAGACGGCTTGGAATTGTTCAAAACCATGCGGTTGTTGCGGATCCACGTGATGCCGGGCAGCGGGGACCATTTGTTTTCAGCGATCGCGGCCCCCGATTTGGCCGATGCCCTGATCGCCGTCGCCCGAAATGGACGCCGCTGTCGTGACGACGACGACGCGACCGGCTGCTATTTTGCCGCCGATCCGGATCCGTTCACTTACCGCGAACTCGGACGGATGGTCGGCCGAACCATCGCGCGGCCCCGCGCCTGGCCCATCAATGTGCCAATGCCGCTGGTCCACGGCATGGCATTCTTGAACGAAGGCCTCGGACGATTGCGGGGTCATCCGCATATCTTGAACTTGGACAAGATTCGCGAAGCCCGCGCCGGCGGCTGGGCGTGCGACAGTCAGAAGATCAGCCAGGAATGTGACTTTCACGTCGCCGAGCCTTTGCAGCAGCGGATCCACGAAACCGCACAGTGGTACCGCGACGCGGGATGGCTTTAGATCGCCCTAGCGCCGGCGTCCAACCAGCAAACGCTGATGACCGGCCAAGTCTTTGACCAAACGAGCGTCGGTGAAACCATCGGACGATTGCAGCATTTCTAGACAGCGCGTCGCGATCATCGGACTCAGTTCGATCAGCAACGCACCACCGCTGACCAGTCGTACGGATGCCTGGTCGATCAATCGCTGGATCGTCTCGGTGCCCGTCGGGCCTGACACCAATGCTTCGACCGGTTCATACAGCCGTACCGATTCCGACAATTCTTCGTACTCGTCTTCACTGACGTACGGCGGATTGCTGCAGATCAATTCAAACGCGGCCTGATCATCCAAGGCATCCAGCAGGTCACCTTGAACAAATTCAATCCGGTCATCCACCTCGTGGTGTGTGGCATTCCAGCGTGCGATTTCCAAGGCCGGTTCGCTGATGTCGATGGCGGTCAGCTTTGCCTTGTCCGCGTGCTTGGCCAACGCAACGGCGATCGCGCCGCTTCCGGTGCCGACGTCGGCGATCCGAATGGGGTCGGTGCCGGCAAAGTCCGACTTGCAAAGATCCAACGCTTCGACGACCAAGTGTTCGGTCTCCGGTCGCGGGATCAACACGTGTTCGTCGACACGAAATTTCAGCGAATAGAACTCTTTGAACCCGACCAACTGGGCCACCGGAACACCTTCGCCGCGGCGACGGACCAATTCACGAAAGGCCACCCGTTGTGGCTCGGCGGGTTCTTCGTTGAATGCGGTGTATAGTTCCATCCGCGAACATTCGCGGGCGTGTGCCAACAACACCTCCGCGTCCAAACGCGGCGAATCACTGCCATGCTTGCGAAAGAAATCGGTCGTCCATTCCAACAGACGCAATACCGTCCATGGTTCTTGGGACATGAGCAATCAGTGGATGGAAAAGGTCGTGGAAACGATATCGGAACGCATCATGTGTCGGACGGCCGAGTGTTCCGCATGAGCGCTGAAAAGAATGTGGCCGATCCGATCAATCGATCATGTCGCCACGCAATTGATCGCGGTCGTATTCGATCAGTGCGTCGGTGACCGGTTGAACGTCACCGGCGACCACCTGATCCAGTTTGTACAACGTCAGGTTGATGCGATGATCGGTCAGGCGATTTTGAGGGTAATTGTAGGTCCGAATCCGCTGGCTGCGATCACCCGACCCGATCAAGCCTTTGCGTTGCTCGGCCTGCTTGGCCGCTTCCTCTTCGCGTTTCTTTTCGTAGATCCGCGCTTTCAAAACCCGCAACGCCTTGGCCAAGTTCTTGTGCTGGCTTTTCTCGTCCTGGCACTGCACAACGATTCCCGTTTCGTGGTGGGTCAAACGGATCGCGGATTCCGTTTTATTGACGTGCTGGCCGCCGGGACCGCTGGCCCCAAACTTGTCCACGCGATAATCGTCTGGCTTCAACGCGACTTCCACGTCTTCCGGTTCGGGCATCACCGCGACGGTGGCGGCGGAGGTGTGGACTCGGCCCTGGGTTTCGGTTTCCGGAACACGCTGGACGCGGTGCCCGCCCGATTCGTATTGCAAATCGCGGAATACATTTTCGCCCTCCAACGTCAGCGTGATTTCCTTGAAACCACCGCGTTCGGTTGGACTGGCGTCCATGATCTCCGTCTTCCATCCCTTTTGTTCGGCGTAGCGGCGATACATGTCGAACAGATCGCGGGCGAACAATGCCGCTTCGTCGCCACCGGTGCCGGCACGAATTTCCATGACACAACGCGTCCGGTGGGAATCTTCGCCGCCGACGGTCAGTGACAGCAGTTCTTCCCACAATTCTTCGCGTTGCTTGCGAAGCGATGACATCTCCGCTTCCGCCATGTCGCGTTCTTCCGAATCCTCGGCGGCCTCGGCCATTTCCTGGCAGCCGTGAATTTCGTCGGTCAGCCGTTTGAAATCACGGTACTTGCCGGCCAACTTTGCCAACCCGCCGTGTTCACGGGCGGTTGCCGACATCCGCGCGCCGTCAGCCAAGACTTCCGGGTCGGACAGGTCGCTCTCGAGCTTCTCGAATCGAGAAAGCTTTTCTTCCAGAGTGTCGCGGATGGTGCTCATGTGGGCCGACGGCGAAGCTTAATGGTGGGGGCAAAATCGGGTGCACGAAAAAAGCCGCAGGTTCCCGTGAACGGATCCTGCGGCTGGTCGATATTTCGATCGTGCGGTCGCTATTTTTTGCCGGCTTTCTTCTTCGGCTTCGCCAAGCTGCCGTAGCTGCCCGCGGCAAACTTCTTCTGGAACTTATCGATTCGACCGGCGGTGTCGACGTACTTCAGCTTGCCCGTATAGAACGGATGGCACTCGCTGCAAATGTCGACTTTCAATTCCGGACGGGTGCTGCGGGTCGTGAACGTGGTACCACAACCGCAGGTGACCTGGGTTTCTTGATATTTCGGGTGGATGCCGTCTTTCATGGCTCAATTCATTCGCAAATGGCGTGGGTGGCGACACTGGCCTTGTACAGATCGCCGGGCCTCGAAGAATACGCCGAAATACGGTTTCGGTTCAAGCCCCGCCGGGATTTCTGTTCCCGAGAATCACGTCCCCCGCGGACATCCTCTTTCAGGCGGCGTCGGAGGGCCCCGACGTTCCCGACAAGGAACCGGTCGGATCGGGCGGCTGATGTCCGCCGTGATTGGCGTGGGCAATGGCCCAGCGATCGGCCACGTACGTGTCGATGAACAACTGTGACAGGTGGTAAATGATCATCGGCACCACGCTGACGCCACAGTCAATGGCGATCTGCAATCCCACCATCAGCGTTTTTTGGCTGCCGGAAAACCCAACCGCGATTTGGCGATCCTGGGACAAACCGCCGAACCTGGCCAAGCGAATGCCACCCAGCAGCGCCGCAACGTGAACGGTCGCAGCAGCCAGAATCGTCATCAGCAGCATCGCCCCGGCGAACCAACCCATCGGCTGGTCGGACTGGTCCATCAGTTGTCGACTGGCGATCGCGCCGAAAAAGACCATGACCAGAATGCCGATCTGCGCCAGAAATGCCAGCAGCCCTCGATTGTTATCCGCCGCCGCGGCCCCGCCCAATCGTCGGGTCGCCTGGGCCAGCAACAGGGGAACGACCACCACCCAAAACAGCTTCTGAATCTGGCCGACGATGGGGATTTCCGCCTGACGGCCCAAACCGATCCACAAACCGATCGGGACCACGGCAACGCACGCCAAGTTGGTGACGATCGTCGTCAGCAGCGCAATCGAATCGTCACCACCGGCACGTCGTGTCCAAATCGCGGCCGACGCCAAGGTGCACGGCGCCAGCCCCGCCACATACAACCCACCGCCCAATTCGGGGGTCAAAATAATCGCTGCGACATAGCAAAGCGCGGGAACAATGATCATGTTCAGCCCACAGGCCATCGCGCCGCCCATCGGCTG
The Crateriforma spongiae DNA segment above includes these coding regions:
- a CDS encoding NAD-dependent epimerase/dehydratase family protein gives rise to the protein MKHALVTGASGFIGHHLVEHLIEQGLDVRCLVRPSSDTSHLAPQAENVIGCLDDPASLKEAMRNIDVVFHLAGRTKAFRSDELFKVNEAGSANLARVCADQSSPPIMVAVSSLAAAGPNVPCDSGANACMRPRRESDPVAPVSDYGRSKLAGERAIRNFADQMPVSIVRPPIVLGPLDKDGLELFKTMRLLRIHVMPGSGDHLFSAIAAPDLADALIAVARNGRRCRDDDDATGCYFAADPDPFTYRELGRMVGRTIARPRAWPINVPMPLVHGMAFLNEGLGRLRGHPHILNLDKIREARAGGWACDSQKISQECDFHVAEPLQQRIHETAQWYRDAGWL
- the prmC gene encoding peptide chain release factor N(5)-glutamine methyltransferase, translated to MSQEPWTVLRLLEWTTDFFRKHGSDSPRLDAEVLLAHARECSRMELYTAFNEEPAEPQRVAFRELVRRRGEGVPVAQLVGFKEFYSLKFRVDEHVLIPRPETEHLVVEALDLCKSDFAGTDPIRIADVGTGSGAIAVALAKHADKAKLTAIDISEPALEIARWNATHHEVDDRIEFVQGDLLDALDDQAAFELICSNPPYVSEDEYEELSESVRLYEPVEALVSGPTGTETIQRLIDQASVRLVSGGALLIELSPMIATRCLEMLQSSDGFTDARLVKDLAGHQRLLVGRRR
- the prfA gene encoding peptide chain release factor 1 — its product is MSTIRDTLEEKLSRFEKLESDLSDPEVLADGARMSATAREHGGLAKLAGKYRDFKRLTDEIHGCQEMAEAAEDSEERDMAEAEMSSLRKQREELWEELLSLTVGGEDSHRTRCVMEIRAGTGGDEAALFARDLFDMYRRYAEQKGWKTEIMDASPTERGGFKEITLTLEGENVFRDLQYESGGHRVQRVPETETQGRVHTSAATVAVMPEPEDVEVALKPDDYRVDKFGASGPGGQHVNKTESAIRLTHHETGIVVQCQDEKSQHKNLAKALRVLKARIYEKKREEEAAKQAEQRKGLIGSGDRSQRIRTYNYPQNRLTDHRINLTLYKLDQVVAGDVQPVTDALIEYDRDQLRGDMID
- the rpmE gene encoding 50S ribosomal protein L31 — protein: MKDGIHPKYQETQVTCGCGTTFTTRSTRPELKVDICSECHPFYTGKLKYVDTAGRIDKFQKKFAAGSYGSLAKPKKKAGKK
- a CDS encoding bile acid:sodium symporter family protein — translated: MIWRSLRRHWFLFGLGFAFAIGFGAGPKATWLLDLPYLRSGFVFTVMWITGLTLRGDAIRRCVAQPMGGAMACGLNMIIVPALCYVAAIILTPELGGGLYVAGLAPCTLASAAIWTRRAGGDDSIALLTTIVTNLACVAVVPIGLWIGLGRQAEIPIVGQIQKLFWVVVVPLLLAQATRRLGGAAAADNNRGLLAFLAQIGILVMVFFGAIASRQLMDQSDQPMGWFAGAMLLMTILAAATVHVAALLGGIRLARFGGLSQDRQIAVGFSGSQKTLMVGLQIAIDCGVSVVPMIIYHLSQLFIDTYVADRWAIAHANHGGHQPPDPTGSLSGTSGPSDAA